A genomic region of Miscanthus floridulus cultivar M001 chromosome 3, ASM1932011v1, whole genome shotgun sequence contains the following coding sequences:
- the LOC136546946 gene encoding anthocyanidin 5,3-O-glucosyltransferase-like has product MDGRSLHSPPLMLKFIQSVVKKKKKILIQSSVRHLRHRRTATASKDIMEKTIVLYPGLFVSHFVPMMQLADVFLEEGYAVAVALIDLTLDQDVALAAAVDRVASDKPSVAFHRLPRIQNPPTVADYAEALLWYFEIVKRYNDQLRGFLCSVLQPPRSVVHAVIVDAPSVAALDVTKELGIPAYTFFAANASAVAVFLQLPWIRAEGQPSFKELRDAPVTFSGVPPIPASYLMRETLQEPESEIYKAMMNAMRRNAEEPDGILVNTFASLEARAVGALRDPPSIPPGSGRARRTPPVYCVGPLVAAGAGAEAKEKHECLAWLDRQPERSVVFLCFGSTAAATHSEEQLREVAVGLQNSGHRFLWVVRAPLRGDTERLFDPRADADLDVLLPDGFLEGTRDRGLVVKHWAPQVEVLSHRATGAFVTHCGWNSALEGITAGVPMLCWPMYAEQKMNKLFMVEEAMVGVEMVGWQQGLVRAEEVEAKVRLVMESEEGDKIRARVVAHRDAATVALRAGGSSRAAYGQFLTDAAKLGARE; this is encoded by the coding sequence ATGGACGGCAGGTCACTCCACAGTCCACCACTCATGCTCAAGTTCATCCAgtctgttgtcaaaaaaaaaaaaaaaatcctcatCCAATCTTCTGTCCGACACCTCCGGCACCGCCGCACCGCTACCGCAAGCAAAGACATCATGGAGAAGACGATCGTTCTGTACCCGGGCCTCTTTGTCAGCCACTTCGTCCCGATGATGCAGCTCGCCGACGTGTTCCTGGAGGAGGGCTACGCTGTTGCGGTCGCGCTCATCGACCTCACCTTGGACCAAGACGTCGCCTTGGCAGCCGCCGTCGACCGCGTGGCCTCCGACAAGCCGTCCGTCGCATTCCACAGGCTCCCTCGGATCCAGAACCCTCCCACCGTCGCGGACTACGCGGAGGCGCTCCTCTGGTACTTCGAGATCGTGAAACGCTACAACGACCAACTCCGTGGGTTCCTCTGCTCCGTGCTGCAGCCTCCCCGAAGCGTCGTCCACGCGGTGATCGTGGACGCGCCTTCCGTCGCCGCGCtcgacgtcaccaaggagctcggGATCCCGGCCTACACCTTCTTCGCCGCCAACGCCTCCGCGGTCGCCGTGTTCCTCCAGCTCCCCTGGATCCGCGCGGAAGGCCAGCCAAGCTTCAAGGAGCTCAGAGACGCCCCCGTAACCTTCTCTGGCGTGCCTCCCATCCCGGCGTCGTACCTCATGCGCGAGACGCTGCAGGAGCCGGAGAGCGAGATATACAAGGCGATGATGAACGCGATGCGAAGGAacgcggaggagcccgacggcaTCCTGGTGAACACGTTCGCGTCGCTGGAGGCTCGGGCGGTGGGAGCTCTCCGGGACCCGCCGTCGATTCCTCCTGGCAGTGGCAGAGCACGCAGGACGCCTCCGGTGTACTGCGTCGGGCCACTGGTCGCCGCCGGTGCCGGCGCCGAGGCAAAAGAGAAGCACGAGTGCCTGGCGTGGCTCGACAGGCAACCAGAGCGCAGCGTGGTGTTCCTCTGCTTCGGGAGCACAGCCGCGGCCACCCACTCGGAGGAGCAGCTCAGGGAGGTCGCTGTCGGCCTGCAGAATTCCGGCCACCGTTTCCTCTGGGTGGTGCGAGCCCCGCTGCGCGGCGACACCGAGAGGCTGTTCGATCCACGCGCGGACGCGGACCTCGACGTCCTCCTGCCGGACGGGTTCCTGGAGGGCACCAGAGACCGCGGCCTTGTCGTCAAGCACTGGGCGCCGCAGGTGGAAGTGCTCAGCCATAGGGCGACAGGCGCGTTCGTGACGCACTGCGGGTGGAACTCGGCGCTGGAGGGGATCACGGCCGGCGTGCCGATGCTTTGCTGGCCGATGTACGCGGAACAGAAGATGAACAAGCTGTTCATGGTGGAGGAAGCCATGGTCGGCGTGGAGATGGTTGGATGGCAGCAGGGGCTGGTCAGGGCTGAGGAGGTGGAGGCCAAGGTGAGGTTGGTGATGGAGTCCGAGGAAGGCGACAAGATCAGGGCGCGCGTGGTGGCGCATAGGGATGCCGCGACCGTCGCCCTGAGGGCCGGTGGCTCATCGCGCGCTGCGTATGGCCAGTTCTTGACGGACGCGGCCAAACTCGGAGCACGGGAGTAG